In one Corallococcus silvisoli genomic region, the following are encoded:
- a CDS encoding ArsR/SmtB family transcription factor yields the protein MLTDPDIASVAMAVGEPSRAAMLVALLEGPPLAAQELARRAGVSAQTASSHLARLVEARFLTSRAQGRQRLFQLAGPEVVTLLEALAVLAPRTPTHLVTDGRGATALREARTCYDHLAGRLGIRVTDFLLEREFLRLQGDAFQVTRTGDTWLRDFGISLDGLRAGRRPLTRACLDWSERRPHLAGALGAALTKRFFERGWLTRLRGTRAVRLTERGQVALRGEWGMSMAERGPASWTPEP from the coding sequence ATCCGTCGCGATGGCGGTGGGCGAGCCGTCGCGGGCCGCCATGCTGGTGGCGCTGCTGGAGGGCCCTCCGCTCGCGGCGCAGGAGCTGGCACGACGCGCGGGCGTGTCCGCGCAGACCGCGAGCAGCCATCTGGCGCGGCTGGTGGAAGCGCGCTTCCTGACGTCCCGAGCGCAGGGTCGGCAACGGCTGTTCCAACTCGCGGGACCGGAGGTCGTCACGTTGCTGGAGGCCCTCGCGGTGCTGGCGCCAAGGACCCCCACCCACCTCGTGACGGATGGGCGCGGGGCCACGGCGCTTCGTGAGGCGCGGACCTGCTACGACCATCTCGCGGGCCGGCTGGGGATCCGCGTGACGGACTTCCTCCTCGAGCGCGAGTTCCTCCGACTCCAGGGTGACGCGTTCCAGGTGACGAGGACCGGGGACACGTGGCTGCGCGACTTCGGCATCTCCCTGGATGGACTGCGCGCAGGCCGCCGGCCCCTCACGCGCGCTTGCCTGGACTGGAGCGAGCGCCGCCCCCACCTCGCGGGCGCGCTGGGCGCGGCGCTGACCAAGCGATTCTTCGAGCGCGGGTGGCTCACGCGGTTGCGCGGCACGCGCGCGGTCCGGCTCACGGAGCGAGGGCAGGTCGCGCTGCGCGGCGAATGGGGGATGTCCATGGCTGAGCGCGGCCCGGCTTCGTGGACACCCGAGCCGTGA